In the Pedobacter cryoconitis genome, CAGATCAGAAAAAAGAAATATTCGACAGTGTTGCACAGCGACTAAAAATTGAAGGTTTTAACGTAGTAAATCGTGATGAGACCCGTCCCTGGGGTGGTTTTTTTGTGATTGATGAAGCACAAGCACAACAGTTTGCCAATGTTTACTTTGACGGACTAAATGTAGAAGAGCTGAAAATTTCAGGAAAATTAAGTCCCAAGATTTTGATCGTTGCACCAAATACACGTTTATCATGGCAATATCACCATCGCCGTGCTGAAATATGGAGAGTGGTAAGCGGTACAGTTGGTGTAATTACAAGCGAAACTGATGAGCAGGGAGCTGTACAACAATTGATTCCTGAACAAACTATTAAATTAAAACAAGGGGAAAGACATCGCCTGGTAGGTTTGGATGACTGGGGTATTGTTTCTG is a window encoding:
- a CDS encoding phosphoheptose isomerase; the encoded protein is MSDQKKEIFDSVAQRLKIEGFNVVNRDETRPWGGFFVIDEAQAQQFANVYFDGLNVEELKISGKLSPKILIVAPNTRLSWQYHHRRAEIWRVVSGTVGVITSETDEQGAVQQLIPEQTIKLKQGERHRLVGLDDWGIVSEIWQHTDPSNPSDEADIVRVSDDFGR